In one Brassica oleracea var. oleracea cultivar TO1000 unplaced genomic scaffold, BOL UnpScaffold00763, whole genome shotgun sequence genomic region, the following are encoded:
- the LOC106320010 gene encoding LOW QUALITY PROTEIN: probable LRR receptor-like serine/threonine-protein kinase At5g59680 (The sequence of the model RefSeq protein was modified relative to this genomic sequence to represent the inferred CDS: deleted 5 bases in 3 codons; substituted 1 base at 1 genomic stop codon; added 125 bases not found in genome assembly), which yields MATASVPTDPDAHMNISLTGLHQTSRFYVCLHISEIQELGPNDTREFKVMYNGRLIIDPFKPISFYTSSFFRDELGPNANGHCTFSLQKTASSTLPPLLNAMEVYMVNSLSQNETDTKEVDTIINIKLSCGINKVDWQGDPCVPRDYMWSGVNCSYIDSEQPKIISLNLTTHGLTGEIQESISNLSSLQLLDFSNNSLIGVPEFLAHMTSLKVINLSSNLLYGSIPTSLLDKVQRGLVXLSIEGNPGICSSASCATTNKKKTKKKTMVIASVAASIFLILVIVLVILKRRAKLGRYPNSGTSCDNNLQQCNNQSSSSEMANNMFTYEDLAQGTDNFSNVNFIGQGGFGYVHKGVLPDGTEVAIKQLKAGSGQGEREFRAEIEIISRVHHRHHVSLLGHHVSLLGYCVTGTQRLLVYEFLPNKTMEFHLHEKRRPFDWSKRMKIASGAARGLAYLHEDCNPKTIHRDVKAANVHIDDSYEAKLADFRLVKCCLHNDTHVSNRIMGTCGYLAPEYASSGKLSDKSDVFSLGVMLLELITGRRR from the exons TGACACCAGAGAGTTTAAGGTGATGTACAACGGAAGACTCATCATAGATCCCTTTAAGCCAATAAGTTTCTATACTAGTTCCTTTTTCCGAGATGAACTCGGTCCGAACGCAAATGGACACTGCACATTTTCGCTTCAAAAGACGGCGAGTTCCACACTGCCTCCTCTGCTCAACGCCATGGAGGTTTACATGGTGAACTCGCTATCACAGAATGAAACCGATACAAAAGAag TTGATACGATAATAAACATCAAGTTGAGTTGCGGCATCAATAAGGTTGACTGGCAAGGAGATCCATGCGTACCGCGGGATTACATGTGGTCTGGT GTTAACTGCAGTTACATTGACAGTGAGCAACCAAAGATCATTTCATT GAACTTGACTACCCATGGCTTAACCGGGGAGATACAGGAATCCATATCAAACCTAAGTAGTTTACAACTTCT TGATTTTTCTAACAACAGCCTGATTGGGGTCCCGGAATTCCTAGCCCATATGACAAGTTTAAAAGTCAT AAATCTGTCAAGCAATTTGCTATATGGTTCAATT CCTACGAGTCTCCTAGATAAAGTGCAAAGAGGATTGGTTTAACTAAG CATCGAAGGAAATCCTGGGATATGTTCCTCTGCTTCATGCGCAACCAcaaacaagaagaagacgaagaagaagaccatGGTTATTGCATCAGTTGCAGCATCAATATTTTTGATCTTAGTCATTGTTTTAGTTATCCTCAAGAGGAGAGCCAAGCTTGGTCGTTATCCTAATTCAGGTAC ATCATGTGATAATAATCTTCAGCAGTGCAATAATCAAAGTAGCTCCTCAGAAATGGCAAACAACATGTTCACATATGAAGACTTGGCGCAAGGGACCGATAACTTCTCCAATGTCAACTTCATTGGCCAAGGCGGGTTTGGTTATGTTCATAAAGGAGTTCTTCCCGATGGAACGGAGGTTGCGATTAAGCAGCTTAAAGCTGGAAGCGGGCAAGGGGAACGGGAGTTTCGGGCAGAGATAGAGATTATAAGTAGAGTCCATCACAGGCATCATGTGTCCCTCCTTGGT CATCATGTGTCCCTCCTTGGTTACTGCGTAACCGGAACTCAAAGATTGCTTGTCTATGAGTTTTTGCCCAATAAAACGATGGAGTTTCATTTGCATG AAAAAAGGAGACCATTTGATTGGTCAAAGAGGATGAAGATTGCTTCCGGAGCAGCTAGAGGATTGGCATACTTACATGAAGACT GTAACCCTAAAACTATACATCGTGATGTAAAGGCTGCTAATGTTCATATCGATGATAGCTACGAGGCAAAG TTAGCAGATTTTAGACTCGTCAAGTGTTGTTTACACAATGATACTCATGTTTCTAATCGGATCATGGGAACATGCGG ATACTTAGCCCCTGAATATGCATCTTCTGGGAAACTCAGCGACAAATCAGACGTCTTCTCATTGGGAGTTATGCTTCTGGAACTGATAACTGGACGCCGGCGGTAA
- the LOC106320013 gene encoding uncharacterized protein LOC106320013 isoform X2, whose translation MAPPGTTGAVDPGWEHGVALDDRKKKVKCNYCGKIVSGGIYRLKQHLARISGEVTYCDKSPEDVSLRMKQILQRCRSARKLRQPDDDDYNANGPSCHHHHVEGLSRRSKGKKKQQSFSLLRSSGYVDPGWEHGVSQDERKKKVKCNYCGKVVSGGINRFKQHLARIPGEVAPCKAAPEEVYVMIKENMKWHRAGKRQNVPDDDGGHLRALTVYHDPEQEEDGEEEDDFYGRFSKDKRRSFDSTNTRLVSEARPKRTRMNSFQYTGCSSRATVSRREVTSSISKFFHHVGVPLEAANSLYFQKMVELIGLYGEGYVVPSSQLFSGRLLHDQMSTIKGHLRDYRSSWIVTGCSILADTWTNAEGKTMIGFLVSCPRGVYFHSSIDATDVAEDSLSLFNYLDKLVEDIGEENVVQVITQNTSICRSAGKLLEEKRKNLYWSPCAMHSTELVLEDISKLEYVSECLEKSQRITRLIYNQTWLLNLMKNEFTQGMDLLKPETTRHASSFATLQTLMDHKANLRALFQSNSWILSQKSEEGREVEKIVSSAAFWKKVQYVLKSVDPVMQVIRMGGGDGGERLYLPYAYGYMCCAKMGIKSVHSDDARKYGPFWRVIDYHWNSLFHHPLYVAAYFFNPAYRYRSDFMAHSEVVRGVNECIVRLEPDNARRITALMQIPDYTSAKGDFGTELAIGTRTELDPAAWWQQHGISCLELQRVAVRILSHTCCSVGCETKWSVYDQVSGECQSRFARKSRRDLAYVHYNLRLREKQMKRRMHDEGPPQSLNYVLLDRLLPDWLMTCEKEEEGLQDEDGAEKDDQEEEEEEENCYDDSANNVYGDGEDNVDVYNDDLSDDD comes from the exons ATGGCACCACCTGGAACAACGGGAGCAGTGGACCCTGGATGGGAGCACGGCGTTGCACTAGACGACCGTAAGAAGAAGGTCAAATGCAACTACTGTGGGAAGATAGTTAGCGGAGGGATATACAGACTCAAGCAACACTTGGCTCGCATATCAGGAGAAGTCACCTATTGCGATAAGTCTCCGGAGGATGTATCTCTTAGGATGAAGCAGATTCTGCAACGTTGCCGTTCCGCTAGAAAGCTGAGGCAgcctgatgatgatgattacaATGCAAATGGACCCtcttgtcatcatcatcatgttgAGGGTTTGTCTAGAAGAAGCAAAGGTAAGAAGAAGCAGCAATCTTTTAGTCTCCTACGGTCTTCAGGGTACGTTGATCCTGGATGGGAACACGGTGTTTCTCAGGacgagaggaagaagaaggtcaAGTGTAATTACTGTGGCAAGGTTGTGAGTGGCGGTATCAACCGTTTTAAGCAGCACTTGGCGAGGATACCTGGAGAGGTTGCGCCGTGCAAAGCCGCTCCTGAGGAGGTTTATGTGATGATTAAAGAGAATATGAAGTGGCATCGAGCTGGGAAGAGACAGAACGTTCCTGATGATGATGGCGGCCACCTGAGAGCTTTAACGGTCTATCATGATCCtgagcaagaagaagatggagaggaggaggatgaCTTCTATGGAAGGTTTAGCAAAGACAAGAGAAGAAGCTTTGATTCAACCAACACCAGATTAGTCTCTGAGGCAAGACCCAAGAGAACGAGGATGAACTCGTTTCAGTACACTGGCTGCTCAAGCAGAGCCACCGTGTCGAGAAGAGAAGTCACTTCCTCCATCTCCAAGTTCTTCCACCACGTTGGAGTTCCCTTAGAAGCAGCCAACTCTCTCTACTTTCAAAAGATGGTTGAACTGATTGGTCTGTACGGAGAGGGATACGTTGTCCCCTCGAGCCAGCTCTTTTCTGGTAGACTCTTACATGACCAGATGTCGACTATCAAAGGCCACTTGAGAGATTACAGATCTTCTTGGATCGTCACCGGCTGTTCTATACTTGCAGACACTTGGACCAACGCAGAGGGGAAGACGATGATCGGTTTCTTGGTCTCGTGCCCGCGTGGTGTCTACTTCCACTCCTCTATTGATGCCACCGATGTAGCGGAAGATTCTTTAAGCCTTTTCAACTACTTAGACAAGCTAGTTGAAGACATTGGTGAGGAGAATGTGGTTCAGGTTATCACACAGAACACGTCGATATGCAGAAGCGCTGGAAAGTTActtgaagagaagagaaagaatcTTTACTGGTCTCCCTGCGCGATGCACTCCACGGAACTGGTTCTTGAAGACATCTCAAAGCTTGAATACGTCTCCGAGTGCTTGGAGAAGAGCCAAAGAATCACGAGGCTCATCTACAACCAAACCTGGCTTCTCAATCTCATGAAGAACGAGTTCACACAAGGGATGGATCTTCTTAAACCCGAAACCACCCGCCACGCTTCCAGTTTCGCCACTCTTCAAACTCTCATGGACCACAAGGCCAATCTGAGAGCCCTGTTTCAATCCAACAGCTGGATTCTGTCACAGAAGTCTGAGGAGGGGAGAGAAGTGGAGAAGATTGTGTCGAGCGCTGCCTTCTGGAAGAAGGTTCAGTACGTTTTGAAGTCGGTTGATCCTGTGATGCAGGTGATCCGCATGGGAGGTGGTGACGGTGGCGAGAGACTGTATTTGCCGTACGCTTATGGCTACATGTGCTGCGCCAAAATGGGGATCAAGTCTGTTCATAGCGACGATGCGAGGAAGTACGGACCGTTCTGGCGTGTGATAGATTACCATTGGAACTCGTTGTTTCATCATCCACTCTACGTTGCTGCTTATTTCTTCAACCCTGCTTACAGATACCGTTCTGATTTTATGGCG CATTCTGAGGTTGTGCGTGGAGTTAATGAGTGTATTGTTCGGCTTGAGCCTGATAATGCGAGAAGAATCACAGCACTGATGCAG ATTCCGGATTATACTTCAGCTAAAGGCGATTTTGGAACGGAACTAGCCATTGGGACAAGAACGGAGCTTGATCCAGCTGCATGGTGGCAACAGCATGGGATAAGCTGTTTGGAACTTCAGAGAGTAGCGGTTAGGATACTGAGCCACACGTGCTGCTCTGTTGGCTGTGAGACTAAGTGGAGCGTGTATGATCAAGTCAGCGGTGAATGTCAGAGTCGTTTCGCGAGAAAGTCAAGGAGAGATCTGGCTTACGTTCATTACAACTTACGGCTCAGAGAGAAACAGATGAAACGGCGGATGCATGATGAAGGACCACCGCAGAGTCTTAACTATGTTTTGCTTGATCGGTTGCTCCCGGACTGGCTCATGACTTGTGAGAAAGAAGAG GAGGGTTTGCAAGATGAAGACGGAGCAGAGAAGGATgaccaagaagaagaggaagaggaggagaattGTTACGACGATTCTGCTAATAACGTTTATGGTGATGGTGAAGACAATGTTGATGTTTACAACGATGATCTTAGCGACGACGATTAG
- the LOC106320019 gene encoding uncharacterized protein LOC106320019, whose protein sequence is MNPEQNPSRQCAACGEQEAFLTYAVRQNRRLCTDCLLKEHRHLFCPVCVDVYAATVLPPPEESIVCLNCPSVAHLACPPPAPSPFTCPPCSDPNFSFFPKSKPDQESADALVAAAKISAFLMNNEAAELKKEAHKKIFAAKESKKRAKEALGNLQDLVLKQKASEKKNSNNNPNPNKRKHSDRR, encoded by the coding sequence ATGAATCCGGAGCAAAACCCCTCACGCCAGTGCGCAGCCTGCGGGGAGCAAGAAGCCTTCCTCACCTACGCCGTCAGGCAAAACCGGCGACTCTGCACGGACTGTTTACTCAAGGAGCATCGTCACCTCTTCTGCCCTGTTTGTGTCGACGTCTACGCCGCCACCGTCCTTCCTCCTCCAGAAGAGAGCATCGTCTGCCTCAATTGCCCTTCCGTCGCCCACCTCGCTTGCCCTCCTCCTGCGCCGTCTCCCTTCACATGCCCGCCGTGCTCTGACCCCAATTTCTCCTTCTTCCCCAAATCTAAACCTGACCAAGAATCAGCCGACGCTCTCGTGGCAGCGGCCAAAATCTCGGCGTTTTTGATGAACAACGAGGCGGCTGAGTTAAAGAAGGAAGCACATAAGAAGATCTTCGCAGCCAAAGAGTCCAAGAAGAGAGCTAAGGAAGCTTTGGGGAATCTTCAGGACCTTGTTCTCAAGCAAAAAGCTTCGGAGAAGAAGAATAGCAACAACAACCCTAACCCTAACAAGAGGAAGCACAGTGACCGTCGTTGA
- the LOC106320013 gene encoding uncharacterized protein LOC106320013 isoform X1, which yields MAPPGTTGAVDPGWEHGVALDDRKKKVKCNYCGKIVSGGIYRLKQHLARISGEVTYCDKSPEDVSLRMKQILQRCRSARKLRQPDDDDYNANGPSCHHHHVEGLSRRSKGKKKQQSFSLLRSSGYVDPGWEHGVSQDERKKKVKCNYCGKVVSGGINRFKQHLARIPGEVAPCKAAPEEVYVMIKENMKWHRAGKRQNVPDDDGGHLRALTVYHDPEQEEDGEEEDDFYGRFSKDKRRSFDSTNTRLVSEARPKRTRMNSFQYTGCSSRATVSRREVTSSISKFFHHVGVPLEAANSLYFQKMVELIGLYGEGYVVPSSQLFSGRLLHDQMSTIKGHLRDYRSSWIVTGCSILADTWTNAEGKTMIGFLVSCPRGVYFHSSIDATDVAEDSLSLFNYLDKLVEDIGEENVVQVITQNTSICRSAGKLLEEKRKNLYWSPCAMHSTELVLEDISKLEYVSECLEKSQRITRLIYNQTWLLNLMKNEFTQGMDLLKPETTRHASSFATLQTLMDHKANLRALFQSNSWILSQKSEEGREVEKIVSSAAFWKKVQYVLKSVDPVMQVIRMGGGDGGERLYLPYAYGYMCCAKMGIKSVHSDDARKYGPFWRVIDYHWNSLFHHPLYVAAYFFNPAYRYRSDFMAHSEVVRGVNECIVRLEPDNARRITALMQIPDYTSAKGDFGTELAIGTRTELDPAAWWQQHGISCLELQRVAVRILSHTCCSVGCETKWSVYDQVSGECQSRFARKSRRDLAYVHYNLRLREKQMKRRMHDEGPPQSLNYVLLDRLLPDWLMTCEKEEEEGLQDEDGAEKDDQEEEEEEENCYDDSANNVYGDGEDNVDVYNDDLSDDD from the exons ATGGCACCACCTGGAACAACGGGAGCAGTGGACCCTGGATGGGAGCACGGCGTTGCACTAGACGACCGTAAGAAGAAGGTCAAATGCAACTACTGTGGGAAGATAGTTAGCGGAGGGATATACAGACTCAAGCAACACTTGGCTCGCATATCAGGAGAAGTCACCTATTGCGATAAGTCTCCGGAGGATGTATCTCTTAGGATGAAGCAGATTCTGCAACGTTGCCGTTCCGCTAGAAAGCTGAGGCAgcctgatgatgatgattacaATGCAAATGGACCCtcttgtcatcatcatcatgttgAGGGTTTGTCTAGAAGAAGCAAAGGTAAGAAGAAGCAGCAATCTTTTAGTCTCCTACGGTCTTCAGGGTACGTTGATCCTGGATGGGAACACGGTGTTTCTCAGGacgagaggaagaagaaggtcaAGTGTAATTACTGTGGCAAGGTTGTGAGTGGCGGTATCAACCGTTTTAAGCAGCACTTGGCGAGGATACCTGGAGAGGTTGCGCCGTGCAAAGCCGCTCCTGAGGAGGTTTATGTGATGATTAAAGAGAATATGAAGTGGCATCGAGCTGGGAAGAGACAGAACGTTCCTGATGATGATGGCGGCCACCTGAGAGCTTTAACGGTCTATCATGATCCtgagcaagaagaagatggagaggaggaggatgaCTTCTATGGAAGGTTTAGCAAAGACAAGAGAAGAAGCTTTGATTCAACCAACACCAGATTAGTCTCTGAGGCAAGACCCAAGAGAACGAGGATGAACTCGTTTCAGTACACTGGCTGCTCAAGCAGAGCCACCGTGTCGAGAAGAGAAGTCACTTCCTCCATCTCCAAGTTCTTCCACCACGTTGGAGTTCCCTTAGAAGCAGCCAACTCTCTCTACTTTCAAAAGATGGTTGAACTGATTGGTCTGTACGGAGAGGGATACGTTGTCCCCTCGAGCCAGCTCTTTTCTGGTAGACTCTTACATGACCAGATGTCGACTATCAAAGGCCACTTGAGAGATTACAGATCTTCTTGGATCGTCACCGGCTGTTCTATACTTGCAGACACTTGGACCAACGCAGAGGGGAAGACGATGATCGGTTTCTTGGTCTCGTGCCCGCGTGGTGTCTACTTCCACTCCTCTATTGATGCCACCGATGTAGCGGAAGATTCTTTAAGCCTTTTCAACTACTTAGACAAGCTAGTTGAAGACATTGGTGAGGAGAATGTGGTTCAGGTTATCACACAGAACACGTCGATATGCAGAAGCGCTGGAAAGTTActtgaagagaagagaaagaatcTTTACTGGTCTCCCTGCGCGATGCACTCCACGGAACTGGTTCTTGAAGACATCTCAAAGCTTGAATACGTCTCCGAGTGCTTGGAGAAGAGCCAAAGAATCACGAGGCTCATCTACAACCAAACCTGGCTTCTCAATCTCATGAAGAACGAGTTCACACAAGGGATGGATCTTCTTAAACCCGAAACCACCCGCCACGCTTCCAGTTTCGCCACTCTTCAAACTCTCATGGACCACAAGGCCAATCTGAGAGCCCTGTTTCAATCCAACAGCTGGATTCTGTCACAGAAGTCTGAGGAGGGGAGAGAAGTGGAGAAGATTGTGTCGAGCGCTGCCTTCTGGAAGAAGGTTCAGTACGTTTTGAAGTCGGTTGATCCTGTGATGCAGGTGATCCGCATGGGAGGTGGTGACGGTGGCGAGAGACTGTATTTGCCGTACGCTTATGGCTACATGTGCTGCGCCAAAATGGGGATCAAGTCTGTTCATAGCGACGATGCGAGGAAGTACGGACCGTTCTGGCGTGTGATAGATTACCATTGGAACTCGTTGTTTCATCATCCACTCTACGTTGCTGCTTATTTCTTCAACCCTGCTTACAGATACCGTTCTGATTTTATGGCG CATTCTGAGGTTGTGCGTGGAGTTAATGAGTGTATTGTTCGGCTTGAGCCTGATAATGCGAGAAGAATCACAGCACTGATGCAG ATTCCGGATTATACTTCAGCTAAAGGCGATTTTGGAACGGAACTAGCCATTGGGACAAGAACGGAGCTTGATCCAGCTGCATGGTGGCAACAGCATGGGATAAGCTGTTTGGAACTTCAGAGAGTAGCGGTTAGGATACTGAGCCACACGTGCTGCTCTGTTGGCTGTGAGACTAAGTGGAGCGTGTATGATCAAGTCAGCGGTGAATGTCAGAGTCGTTTCGCGAGAAAGTCAAGGAGAGATCTGGCTTACGTTCATTACAACTTACGGCTCAGAGAGAAACAGATGAAACGGCGGATGCATGATGAAGGACCACCGCAGAGTCTTAACTATGTTTTGCTTGATCGGTTGCTCCCGGACTGGCTCATGACTTGTGAGAAAGAAGAG GAGGAGGGTTTGCAAGATGAAGACGGAGCAGAGAAGGATgaccaagaagaagaggaagaggaggagaattGTTACGACGATTCTGCTAATAACGTTTATGGTGATGGTGAAGACAATGTTGATGTTTACAACGATGATCTTAGCGACGACGATTAG